The Ornithorhynchus anatinus isolate Pmale09 chromosome X2, mOrnAna1.pri.v4, whole genome shotgun sequence genome window below encodes:
- the LOC100075989 gene encoding protocadherin beta-16-like encodes MLRTPLFSETEAGGTGSLCQWSWESVCFFSKGCEQHIGETEKSKNNKRFTRNPISIRKFSIHRHKGAFAAGTMVAQGETIWRIRQVVFLIIFLNAPEVESDSVRYSVLEETESGSFVANVAKDLGLDIGNLSSRKARIVSKKDKQYFHLNRKTGDLLIKEKLDREDLCGQREPCIMHFQILLENPFELYPADITIGDINDHSPVFLDKEIILNILENSPVGTEFPMESAQDLDVGSNCLQKYTISPNSYFHINTRSRNDGRKFPELVLDKALDREREAEVHLTITALDGGSPPRFGTAEVHVLVVDINDNAPEFTQMMYEVQIPENSPVGSLVSTVTANDFDAGINGEVSYTFFRASEAIRKTFQINPISGEIKIIGQLDFEENQSYEVDIQAKDGGGLSGKTTVLVQVIDMNDNTPEITMSSVTSPIPENSPETVVAVFSIRDQDSGENGKMVCTIQDDLPFVLKPKLENFYTLVTDRALDRESQSEYNITITVMDLGSPSLKTEQNITVLISDVNDNPPVFNQTFYTLYVRENNSPALHIGKVHAIDRDSGENARVSYTLLSPENGDLPLPSYISINSDNGNLYALRSMDYEAIREFHFAVRAVDSGSPALSSQAMVRVGVLDDNDNSPFVLYPLQNGTSPCNDLVPRWAEAGYLVTKVVAVDADSAQNSWLSFQLLKATDPGLFSVWPHNGEIRTSRLITDRDSIKQKLVVLVKDHGDPPLSTAATLHVLLVDGFSEPYLRIPEIPMDNESENSITVYLVIALASISFLFLFSLIAFIVVRLWSRRRHAADAASLGPDGHFPGHLVDVNGTGTLSHSYRYEVCLTTGSGNSEFKFLKPVIPSLPAQAAINNQEENSSFRNSFGFN; translated from the coding sequence ATGCTGCGGACTCCATTATTCAGCGAAACAGAAGCTGGGGGAACGGGGAGCCTTTGTCAGTGGAGCTGGGAAAGCGTCTGTTTCTTCAGCAAGGGCTGTGAGCAGCACATTGGAGAGACTGAAAAAAGCAAGAACAATAAAAGATTCACTCGGAACCCGATATCCATTAGGAAGTTCTCTATTCATAGACATAAGGGAGCTTTCGCAGCAGGAACAATGGTGGCCCAAGGGGAGACTATCTGGCGGATAAGGCAAGTGGTGTttcttattatttttcttaatgctCCGGAAGTCGAGTCGGATTCGGTTCGATATTCGGTACTGGAGGAAACGGAGAGCGGTTCTTTCGTGGCTAATGTGGCAAAGGACCTGGGGCTGGATATCGGGAATCTTTCTTCCAGGAAGGCTCGGATCGTTTCCAAGAAGGACAAACAGTATTTCCACCTCAACCGTAAAACGGGAGATTTACTAATAAAGGAGAAACTCGACCGGGAGGATTTATGCGGACAGAGAGAACCCTGCATTATGCATTTCCAAATTTTATTAGAAAATCCTTTTGAATTATATCCCGCTGATATAACAATAGGCGATATAAATGACCATTCTCCGGTGTTCCTAGACAAGGAAATAATTCTGAATATTCTGGAGAATAGTCCTGTGGGGACCGAATTCccaatggaaagtgcacaggattTGGACGTAGGAAGCAATTGCCTCCAGAAATATACCATCAGCCCCAACTCCTATTTCCACATTAACACTCGCAGTCGCAATGATGGCAGGAAGTTTCCGGAGCTGGTTTTGGATAAAGCCCTGGATCGGGAAAGGGAGGCTGAGGTCCATTTAACAATCACGGCCCTCGATGGAGGATCTCCGCCCCGTTTCGGAACTGCTGAAGTCCACGTTCTTGTTGTGGACATTAACGACAACGCTCCTGAGTTCACTCAGATGATGTATGAGGTTCAGATTCCCGAAAACAGTCCTGTGGGCTCTTTGGTTTCCACGGTCACCGCTAATGATTTTGACGCAGGAATCAATGGGGAAGTATCGTACACATTTTTCCGTGCCTCCGAAGCAATTAGGAAAACCTTTCAAATAAATCCTATCTCGGGGGAAATTAAAATAATCGGACAATTGGATTTTGAAGAGAACCAGTCATATGAGGTGGATATCCAGGCCAAAGATGGCGGGGGCCTTTCTGGCAAAACCACTGTGCTTGTTCAGGTTATCGATATGAACGACAATACCCCTGAGATAACCATGTCCTCAGTAACCAGCCCCATTCCCGAAAACTCTCCCGAGACAGTAGTGGCTGTTTTCAGCATCAGAGACCAGGACTCTGGAGAAAACGGCAAAATGGTTTGCACCATTCAGGACGATCTACCTTTTGTCCTCAAACCGAAGTTGGAGAACTTCTATACCCTAGTGACGGACCGAGCCCTGGACAGAGAGAGCCAGTCCGAATACAATATCACTATCACTGTCATGGATCTGGGATCCCCGAGTCTCAAAACGGAGCAAAACATAACGGTGCTGATTTCTGACGTCAATGACAACCCCCCGGTATTTAATCAAACATTTTATACACTGTATGTTAGAGAAAACAACAGCCCCGCCCTGCACATCGGCAAAGTCCATGCCATAGACAGAGACTCAGGAGAGAACGCCAGGGTGTCCTACACCCTGCTGTCCCCCGAGAACGGAGACCTTCCCTTGCCTTCTTACATCTCCATCAACTCGGACAATGGCAATCTCTATGCTCTGAGATCCATGGATTACGAAGCCATTCGGGAGTTCCACTTTGCAGTCAGGGCGGTGGATAGCGGTTCCCCGGCCCTCAGCAGCCAGGCCATGGTCCGGGTGGGGGTCCTGGATGACAATGACAACAGTCCCTTCGTCCTGTACCCTCTGCAGAACGGCACCTCCCCCTGTAATGACCTGGTCCCCAGGTGGGCGGAGGCCGGTTACCTGGTGACCAAGGTAGTGGCGGTGGATGCAGATTCAGCTCAGAACTCTTGGCTTTCCTTCCAATTACTCAAAGCCACGGACCCTGGACTCTTTAGCGTGTGGCCCCACAATGGGGAAATCCGAACCTCTAGGCTCATCACCGACAGAGACTCCATCAAGCAGAAGCTTGTTGTCTTGGTGAAGGACCACGGGGATCCTCCTCTGTCCACCGCGGCCACTCTGCATGTGCTTCTGGTAGATGGCTTTTCGGAACCCTACTTACGGATCCCGGAAATACCAATGGACAATGAATCGGAAAACTCTATCACGGTGTATTTGGTCATTGCTCTGGCCTCTATTtcgtttcttttcctcttctcgttGATCGCCTTCATCGTAGTGAGGCTGTGGAGCAGGAGGAGACACGCCGCTGATGCTGCCAGTCTGGGACCCGATGGCCATTTCCCGGGACATTTGGTGGATGTGAACGGCAccgggaccctgtcccacagttaTCGCTATGAGGTGTGTTTAACCACTGGGTCCGGGAACAGCGAGTTCAAATTTCTCAAACCTGTCATCCCCAGCCTCCCTGCTCAGGCAGCTATTAATAATCAGGAAGAAAATTCCTCATTTCGCAATAGTTTTGGCTTTAATTAG
- the LOC114807430 gene encoding LOW QUALITY PROTEIN: uncharacterized protein LOC114807430 (The sequence of the model RefSeq protein was modified relative to this genomic sequence to represent the inferred CDS: deleted 2 bases in 1 codon), which yields MLKAEETVLRRGQVMRLFVYLCLSGVYSETVRYSVLEEMERGSLVANVVKDLGLDSMDLYTRNARIVSEGEKEYFHLNPKTGDLFIKEELDREGLCGQSEPCIVSFQILLENPLKFYRSEISVDDINDHSPVFLEKKIVLNILENSPAGTEFQMESAQDLDVGNNSLHEYSISPNSYFHIKTRSRSDGRKHPELVLDKVLDREQQAEIHLTITALDGGSPPRSGTAEVLVNVLDINDNAPEFTQPLYEVQISENSPAGSLVSIVSATDLDAGSNGEISYALFLVTEEIRRTFQIHPISGEIRVLQQLDFEAKQSYEFDIQAKDGGRLSGKSTVFVQVIDVNDNPPELIMSSFTSPIPENLPETVVAVFSVKDRDSGDNGKMVCSIQNDLPFILKPTFRNFYTLVADRLLDRESQSEYNVTITVADLGSPSLKVEKNITVLISDVNDNPPVFNQTSYTLYVKENNSPALHIGRVQAVDRDSGQNARVSYTLLPPEDSDLSLSSFVSINSENGNIYVLRSMDYEAIQDFQFAVRAADGGSPALSSQAMVRVVVLDDNDNSPFVLYPLQNGTSPCNDLVPRWAEAGYLVTKVVAVDADSAQNSWLSFQLLKATDPGLFSVWSHNGEIRTTRLITDKDPVKQKLVVLVKDHGDPPLSTAATLYVLLVDGFSDPYIRLPELHRKNEPEDSLTVYLVIALASISFLFLFSVIVFIIMRLWSRRRDVAEATNLGPDGHFPGHLVDMNGTGTLSHNYRYEVCLTTGSGNSEFQFLTHHSQPSDSVPWNRSVERFALHSEVKRISLNMIYNSQNRRQVAMQAKNAKKQNCRPSGLHYPPSKSVSIGTCVSEEAMLKAEEMIQRRGQVIRLFVCLCLSGVYSETVRYSVLEETEKGSLVANVAEDLGLDSGDLSSRNARIVSEVDKEYFNLNPQTGDLFIKEKLDREGLCAQSEPCILPFQILLENPLKFYRTEIAVGDINDHSPVFLDKEMILNIPENSPVGTEFQMESAQDLDVGNNSLQEYTISPNSYFHINTRIHSGGRKFPELVLDKALDREQQDEIHLTITAMDGGSPPRSGTAEVHVLIVDINDNAPVFTQSRYEVQIPENSPAGSLVSTVTAKDFDAGINGEISYSFFRASEEIRRTFQIHPISGEIRLVGQLDFEQSQLYEFDLVAKDGGGLSGKCTVYVQVGDLNDNPPELIMSTVTSPISENAPETVVAVFSIRDRDSGDNGRVVCSIQNDLPFNLKPTFRNFYTLVTDRALDREIQSEYNITITVKDLGSPSLKTEQNITVLISDVNDNPPVFSQTSYTLYVKENNSPALHIGGVQAVDRDSRQNARVSYTLLASEDGDLSLSSYVSINSENGNIYALRSMDYEAIQEFQFAVRAADGGSPALSSQAMVRVMVLDDNDNSPFVLYPLQNGTAPCNDLVPRWAEAGYLVTKVVAVDADSAQNSWLSFQLLKATDPGLFSVWSHNGEVRTTRLITDKDPVKQKLVVLVKDHGEPPLSTAATLHVFLVDGFSEPYLRLPEVVRDDEPEDSFTVYLVIALASISFLFLFSVIVFIVLRLWSRRGKATDATSLGLDGHFPGHLVDMNGTGTLSQSYRYEVCLTTGSGNSEFQFLKPVIPSLPAQSAGRDLEESHQFRNSLGFN from the exons ATGCTGAAAGCAGAGGAGACGGTTCTGCGGAGAGGGCAAGTTATGCGTCTTTTTGTTTACTTGTGCTTGTCTGGGGTGTATTCGGAAACCGTTCGGTACTCGGTTTTGGAAGAAATGGAGAGGGGCTCTTTGGTGGCTAATGTGGTGAAGGACCTGGGGCTGGATAGCATGGATCTGTACACCCGGAATGCCAGGATCGTTTCTGAAGGTGAGAAGGAGTATTTTCATCTTAATCCCAAAACAGGGGATTTGTTCATAAAGGAGGAGCTCGACCGGGAAGGTTTATGCGGCCAGAGTGAACCCTGCATTGTGTCTTTTCAAATTCTACTGGAAAACCCATTGAAGTTTTATCGATCTGAAATATCAGTGGACGATATAAACGACCATTCTCCAGTATTCCTGGAGAAGAAAATAGTTTTGAACATCCTGGAAAATAGCCCGGCAGGTACAGAATTCcaaatggaaagtgcacaggattTGGATGTGGGGAATAACAGCCTCCATGAGTACAGCATCAGTCCTAACTCCTATTTCCACATTAAAACGCGCAGTCGCAGTGACGGCAGAAAGCACCCGGAACTGGTGCTGGATAAAGTTCTGGATCGAGAACAGCAGGCTGAGATCCATTTAACTATTACGGCCCTGGATGGGGGTTCTCCACCCAGGTCCGGAACTGCCGAGGTTCTCGTTAATGTTTTGGATATTAATGATAACGCACCAGAGTTCACACAGCCACTGTATGAGGTTCAGATTTCTGAAAACAGTCCTGCGGGATCATTAGTTTCCATAGTCTCTGCTACCGATTTGGATGCAGGAAGCAATGGGGAAATTTCATACGCCTTGTTCCTTGTCACCGAGGAAATTCGCAGAACGTTTCAAATTCATCCAATATCGGGGGAAATTCGAGTACTACAACAATTGGATTTTGAAGCTAAGCAGTCATACGAGTTTGATATTCAGGCTAAAGATGGCGGGCGTCTTTCTGGCAAATCTACTGTTTTTGTCCAAGTCATTGATGTCAACGACAATCCCCCAGAACTCATCATGTCCTCATTTACCAGCCCCATCCCTGAAAATTTACCTGAGACAGTGGTGGCTGTCTTCAGCGTTAAGGACCGCGACTCTGGGGACAACGGTAAAATGGTTTGCTCCATCCAGAACGATCTCCCATTTATCCTAAAGCCCACTTTTAGGAACTTCTATACTCTTGTAGCAGACCGACTATTAGACAGAGAAAGCCAGTCCGAATACAACGTAACCATCACCGTGGCGGATTTGGGCTCTCCGAGTCTTAAGGTGGAGAAGAACATAACGGTGCTGATATCCGATGTCAACGACAACCCCCCGGTGTTCAATCAAACATCCTACACACTGTATGTCAAGGAAAACAACAGCCCCGCCCTGCACATCGGCAGAGTCCAGGCCGTGGACAGAGACTCAGGGCAGAACGCCAGAGTGTCTTACACCCTACTGCCACCTGAGGACAGCGACCTTTCCCTATCCTCCTTCGTCTCCATCAACTCAGAAAACGGCAATATTTATGTTCTGAGGTCCATGGATTACGAAGCCATTCAGGATTTCCAGTTCGCAGTGAGGGCTGCAGATGGCGGTTCCCCGGCCCTGAGCAGCCAGGCCATGGTCCGGGTGGTGGTCCTGGATGACAATGACAACAGTCCCTTCGTCCTGTACCCTCTGCAGAACGGCACCTCCCCCTGCAATGACCTGGTCCCCAGGTGGGCGGAGGCCGGCTACCTGGTGACCAAGGTGGTGGCGGTGGATGCAGATTCAGCTCAGAACTCTTGGCTTTCTTTCCAGCTACTCAAGGCCACGGACCCTGGACTCTTCAGCGTGTGGTCCCACAACGGTGAAATTCGAACCACAAGGCTCATCACCGACAAAGACCCCGTCAAGCAGAAACTTGTTGTCCTGGTGAAGGATCACGGGGACCCGCCTCTGTCCACGGCGGCCACTCTGTACGTGCTTCTAGTGGACGGCTTTTCGGACCCCTATATTCGGCTCCCGGAACTGCATAGAAAAAATGAGCCGGAGGACTCCCTCACGGTGTACCTGGTCATTGCTCTGGCCTCcatctcatttctcttcctcttttcggTGATTGTCTTCATCATAATGAGGctgtggagcaggaggagagacgTAGCGGAAGCCACCAACCTGGGCCCCGATGGCCATTTCCCGGGACATTTGGTGGATATGAATGGTACTGGGACTCTGTCTCACAATTACCGCTATGAGGTCTGTTTAACTACTGGGTCAGGTAACAGCGAGTTCCAGTTCCTC ACCCATCATTCCCAGCCTTCCGACTCAGTACCCTGGAATAGATCTGTAGAGCGTTTCGCCCTCCATTCAGAAGTGAAGCGAATTTCTCTAAATATGATTTAT AATTCGCAGAACCGACGCCAGGTGGCGATGCAGGCTAAGAATGCGAAGAAACAAAACTGCAGACCCAGTGGACTCCATTATCCA CCGAGCAAATCTGTATCAATTGGAACGTGTGTTTCTGAAGAAGCAATGCTGAAAGCGGAAGAGATGATTCAGCGGAGAGGGCAAGTTATACGTCTTTTTGTTTGCTTGTGCTTGTCGGGGGTCTATTCGGAAACCGTTCGGTACTCGGTATtggaagaaacagagaagggtTCTTTGGTGGCTAATGTGGCGGAGGACTTGGGGCTGGATAGCGGGGATCTGTCCTCCAGgaatgcccggatcgtttctgagGTTGACAAAGAGTATTTTAATCTTAATCCTCAGACAGGGGATTTGTTCATAAAGGAGAAACTCGACCGAGAGGGTCTATGTGCCCAGAGTGAGCCCTGCATTTTGCCTTTCCAAATTTTACTGGAAAACCCATTAAAGTTTTATCGGACTGAGATAGCAGTGGGCGATATAAACGACCACTCTCCAGTGTTTCTGGACAAGGAAATGATTCTCAATATCCCGGAGAATAGTCCTGTGGGTACGGAATTCcaaatggaaagtgcacaggattTGGATGTCGGGAACAACAGCCTGCAGGAATATACCATCAGCCCCAACTCCTATTTCCACATTAATACTCGCATTCACAGTGGCGGCAGGAAATTCCCGGAATTGGTGCTGGATAAAGCGCTGGATCGGGAGCAGCAGGATGAGATTCACTTAACCATCACGGCCATGGATGGCGGTTCCCCGCCAAGATCTGGAACTGCCGAGGTTCATGTTCTTATTGTGGACATAAATGACAATGCTCCCGTTTTCACTCAGTCACGATATGAGGTTCAGATTCCCGAAAACAGCCCTGCGGGCTCGCTGGTTTCCACGGTCACTGCTAAAGATTTTGATGCAGGAATCAACGGAGAAATATCGTACTCTTTTTTCCGTGCTTCCGAAGAGATTCGCAGAACGTTTCAGATTCATCCAATTTCGGGGGAGATTCGATTAGTAGGACAGTTAGATTTTGAGCAGAGTCAGTTGTATGAGTTCGATCTGGTGGCCAAAGATGGAGGAGGCCTTTCTGGCAAATGTACTGTGTATGTTCAGGTCGGCGATCTGAACGACAATCCCCCGGAACTTATCATGTCAACAGTTACTAGCCCCATCTCCGAGAATGCTCCAGAGACAGTGGTAGCCGTTTTCAGTATTAGAGATCGCGACTCTGGGGACAATGGTAGAGTGGTGTGTTCCATCCAGAATGATCTCCCATTCAATTTAAAACCCACATTTAGGAACTTCTATACCTTGGTAACGGATCGAGCGCTGGATAGAGAAATCCAATCCGAATATAATATCACTATCACTGTCAAGGATCTGGGATCCCCTAGCCTCAAAACGGAGCAAAACATAACGGTGCTGATATCCGATGTCAACGACAACCCCCCGGTGTTCAGTCAAACATCCTACACGCTGTATGTCAAGGAAAACAACAGCCCCGCCCTGCACATCGGCGGGGTCCAGGCCGTGGACAGAGACTCAAGGCAGAACGCCAGAGTGTCTTACACCCTACTGGCCTCCGAAGACGGAGACCTTTCCCTGTCCTCCTATGTCTCTATCAACTCAGAAAACGGCAATATTTATGCTCTGAGATCCATGGATTACGAAGCCATTCAGGAGTTCCAATTCGCAGTGAGGGCAGCAGATGGCGGTTCCCCGGCCTTGAGCAGCCAGGCGATGGTTCGAGTGATGGTCCTGGATGACAATGACAACAGTCCCTTCGTCCTGTACCCTCTGCAGAACGGCACCGCCCCCTGTAATGACCTGGTCCCTAGATGGGCGGAGGCCGGTTACCTGGTGACCAAGGTGGTGGCTGTGGATGCAGACTCTGCTCAGAATTCTTGGCTTTCCTTCCAGCTACTCAAGGCCACAGACCCTGGGCTTTTTAGCGTGTGGTCCCACAACGGGGAAGTCCGAACCACGAGGCTCATCACCGACAAAGACCCCGTCAAACAGAAGCTCGTTGTACTTGTGAAGGATCATGGGGAGCCGCCTCTGTCCACCGCGGCCACTCTGCATGTGTTTCTGGTGGACGGATTTTCAGAACCCTACTTACGGCTTCCAGAAGTCGTGAGGGACGATGAACCCGAAGACTCCTTCACGGTGTATCTGGTCATTGCTCTGGCCTCCATctcattcctcttcctcttctcagtGATCGTCTTCATAGTACTGAGGCTgtggagcaggaggggaaaagCCACGGATGCCACGAGCCTGGGCCTCGATGGTCATTTCCCGGGACATTTGGTGGATATGAACGGTACCGGGACCCTGTCCCAAAGTTACCGCTATGAAGTTTGTTTAACCACTGGGTCCGGGAACAGCGAGTTCCAATTCCTCAAACCAGTCATCCCCAGCCTTCCTGCCCAGAGTGCGGGTAGAGACCTCGAAGAAAGCCATCAATTTCGCAATAGCCTTGGCTTTAATTAG